A region of the Lachancea thermotolerans CBS 6340 chromosome E complete sequence genome:
GCTACCTGACATCGTGTAATTTGCCTTCGGAACCCGCGTTTTTCGGAGCAATTCTGCCCGGCACCCCATGCTCTATTAAGCTTCTCAACATACAATCAAGCCGCTGTTCGCTCTTTTCAGCCGCTATTCAACTTGTCTGGATAGCTTTATCGATGAAGCGTCTCTAAAATATTTTTTCCTGCTGGTGATTATTGGACATCCTATAAATCAATCCCCGGTTAAACCGAAAGTATCAAAAAAGCAGGGATTTGGTTGGCCACCTGTCACGTGATTGATCTAAAGTAATATTATGATAATTAAAGCAGCTATGTATCATCGGCGGTTAAATAAGCCTTAGCGGCCAAATTTGCGGAGTTCCAGGTACCTCAGCGCTGGGTAAACTACCCCGGAGAATCCCATACTGACCCACATTCCGAGATCTCCACCATATTCGCCGAAGTGACGAGCGATGGGGCCAATCCAGTATGCTTGTGCCATCGAAAGCGCGACGCCGCCAACACCAACCAAAAAGGCAAAAGTAGCGGCATAGCCGTGAGTGAGAACTCTTTCGTTGTTCCACATTTCCCAGTTGTAGGAGCACTTACGAGCCGAaactttcttgttcttgatgtcACGTAGCATCAGCCGCGATAAGCGTTCCTCTACCGGTTGTGGAGGGAATTCTTTGGTGTATAAATGCAAAAAGTGCGAGCGGAATATCAAATTCTCCTCCAAAAGAATAATGAAGTACATGCTGATCCAGTAGCCGATCATGGGCAGGAAGTTTCCAAGGATATCACTGAAATGGTTTCTGCCGACCAGGGCGCACACCAGATAAAAAATAGTGCACAGAATGGCCCAGATCCAACGAGGAACACGAGCCATGTGAATGCTCGAAAGCTGGAGGTTGAATGCAGCAGAGTAGGTGTTTATGATGTTGTTGGAAATTAAACTCAGAATAAGTACCACCACGCAGAACTTTCCAAAACCGTTCCAGCGCTGAAATCCAGAGTACAGTAAGCCTCCCATCCCATATTTGCCATAAGCCTCGTTCCATGGCTCGTAGGAGAGAGCACAAGAGCCTAATATTAGGCCCAAAACACCAACAAATGTTGTAGGGAGCAGTGTGCCAAAAAATGTTAGCAAAAACACCTTATAATGCGCAGTGTCTTCTGGGAAGAGAATATAGTAGTCAGCGGTGATGGAACCCCATGTAGAAGTGATACTGTAACAAAGTGAGAAAAATGAGAGCCAGTTACCCTTGATTGTCAAACGGTCGACGTCGCCATTTTGGAAAGAGTCGAGCAGATGGAACTTGTCGCTGGCCGCAATGTACAGAAGAGTAAAGCACGTAAGCACAGGAACCGAGAGGAAGGTCTCCACCCTCAAGACCTGTTTGATACCGAAGATAGCGACGAAAAATGATACTGCCGTGACTATTATGATGCCCACCCATAGTGGGATTTTGCTGTCAGAAACAGCCGCCAACATCTGACCTCCGACAACACAATTCACGATACTCCATCCCATCACACCGATAATAGATGCTAGAGACACAAACTTGACAAAATACCATCCGAATAGATACCGAGCGGTCACCATTTGCCGGCAGCCGGACTGGGGACCCATCGTCGAAAGGTAGCCAGCAACTGCACAGCCAAGGGCCATGGAAATCAGCCCACTCACTAACGACTGGCGAAATGTCAGCTCAAACAGAAGCGGTCCTAGGAAATATGATGACATAGACGAGAGGCCCCCAGCAGCGCTCAACCACAGTCCCGCTAcgctcaaaaactgctttgATGTGCCTCTCTCATACCCCGGAATACGTTGGATTCCTCGCATTTCAACTCCCATGGCATCTAGTCGCTTAGATGCTGCGCTGATCTTTGTTAGCACCTTCGCAAACACGCCTTGCCCTTCATCGGTCTTTGGCTTCTCAATTTCCTCAAAAACGATAtcttcaaccttttctgCTCCCATTTCTGGTAAGATCACCTCGGGttgtcttgaaaaggtttttgCGGTGCTAGAGTAACGATGAATATAAACGGATACTCAACTGGAGCTAGTTCTTATCAATCAAGGAAAGTTTAAGCGGAAAGAGTCACCTTGCAGGAGTTATTCTTTGTCacttttatttttcatgACATAACAAAAGGAAAGAAATAAAGTGCCTACGTTTTTGACTCTAGAAGGTTATAGTAATGTTGGTCTTGGTCTGCGCTTATTCCTCCGAAACGTTAGCTTTAAAGTTCACTGGCGCCGGCCAGAATCACAATGcctgtttttgaaagaccgCATAAGCAAGTACAATACGCCAGAGAGAGGCGCTATATATTAAAACGCTATACTACCCTTGAGTAACCGTCCGAGTTACGAAGCACCACCTCTATGATATTGTTAAGCGCGAATTCGCAGCTTTGATAAAAATTGTCTTTGGTACCGCTCCCCACATGTGGGGTAAGTGATACGCGCGCAGTATTTTTTGTGAGCCATTCTTCAACCTCAGGTTCATTGTAAAACACGTCAACTCCAAGGTGCCGAATCTGCCCCTGCTCTAGCGCAGATTCAATTGCATCGGGCTCGAGTACCGACCCTCTCCCTATATTTACAAGTACCAAATCCCGTGAACAGTAGCTCAAAAAGTCCTTGTCAATGAGGTGTTTGGTCTCCGGAGTGCCTGGCAGCGCTACGATCATCGTGGAAAATTGTGAGAGCTTGTCGTATATAGAAGCGTCAAGTGGGTGATAACACCATGGGACCTCGCTGTCACATGTGCGTTTCGCGTAATGGATCTGCATGCCTAATCCGTAGTGTAGTTTGAGAGCAATCTGCTTGCCTATACTACCTAGCCCTAGAATTAGTGCTTTCTTATCCCTTGGGCTTTCAACACAGCAAGAAACTAACTCATGTCCGAAAGCGAATTCATTCAAGTCAGGAGATTTACCTGCGGCAGCAAGTCTAGACGTGAGCGTGTTTCTGGTCTTCCGCAAGTGCAATTGCTGGTATGATAGTTTCCGGTAGCCTTCTAATACGTGCCAAAGTACACAATCAGCAACATCATTGCCGACCACCCCTGCCTTTTTCAGTACCTTGTTATTTTTAGAATAAGAATCCGGCTCATCATTGTAATTGAACAGCTTTATATTATTCCTCTCCAAAGCAGGGATGTCAACGCCGTTTACTCCACGCGAACACAGTACGATACATTTTATAGTATCCTTTGGGAACAGCTTGTCTTCAATCAAAGCCTCAGTCAATCCTCCAATAGGGTGGAATGAAGGAAATCCACCATAAATCGCTGTCAGCGGTTTTGAGTTGGCGTCAAAGTTTCCATGTAGGAAGTTTAAGAAGTCTTGCGGATCGCTAGATTGAAAGTCGTGGTGAACCACTTGAAACTCATTTTTTATAGTTGTTTGGTACAGCTCAGAAGAGTAGTCGGGGCTTgaaatgaaaagaatgGCTGGTTTGGGGGACATGTTTCTGCTGAGGATTATTCGCTCTAAATTTAGCGCGAGCTGGAGGTTTATCAGATAAAGTTCGAtagttttcagaaaaaaatAGACCTTGGCTCGAAAACCCAAGAATTGAACGCTCTTTAAGATGCAAGCTTCGGCCcatgaaaaagagggcGTTCAACCTTTTGGAAGCATTTAGGCCCCTGCAAAAACACTTCTCCATATTTAAACAAGCCCTGATTACAGCGTGGCTATCATAATCACAACCAAACAGGTGCCTTTGCAGAGAACACGTAATTCTTTATTACCATCACGGCAAACCGTCTACTCACTGCAGCTGTGAACATTTTGCAATGGGAGACTTTACCACGAATCTGGCCTTTGTAAATTATTTAGAAAAACAAAGGCACACCGATGGATACGAGCATTAACTTTTCGTACAGGTTCGATAAGCGCGACTTGAACATTAGCCGCCAGAAGCAAACAAACGTTCTTTTTTTAGATATTTATGAAGAAATCTGGTTTCCTCACTATCGCATCTTCATCTGGACTTGGGACGTTAATGGTCAGCGTTAATGGTAACGCGCCAGAGAGAGAGCTTTTACGTTCGCGAAGAATCTGACTTCAAATCTTATTCTTATTTCGTAACTAGTGATATGGAGGCTACAGCTTCGCACGGCTGGTCAAAATTGAGCCGCGCTCGACTAAGTCCTGGGAGAAAAACTCTTCGTAAATGTTTGGTAGTTTTCCCTGCCCGATTGTATTTGTAGCGATATGACCGTTGAGTTTATTGTAGATTGTTTTTCCTTCGTCTCGCAGCTCTATGATATCGGCGTCGATCATAGCTTCCAGTAAATCGTTCTGCAGATCGGAGATATTTTCAATGCCGCAACAAAGTCTGACAAGATCTTCTGGAAAGTCGCGCTCTTGACGCAGGGCCGGGTCAATAGCGGCATGCGACATTTTGCAGGGCATAGATATCAGCGAGTTGACGCAACCGAAAGACACTGTAACGGCCCAAATCTTGATTTTGCGAGAGGACACCAGGCGCCTAGAGTGCTCGTAAGAACCTGTCTCAAAAGAGAGCACTGCGCCAGGCCCGGCGTTAAAAGACTTGTGGAGCTCGAATTGTGGATGCGATTTGAGGCCGACAAACCTGGTGCGTGGCGAGCCCTTGACACCTTTTTTGCCGACAAACCCACAAGAGTTTTCAAGCCAGTGAGCAAGCACCATGGCGTtgtgttgttgttgatacAGTCTGACCCCGAGGGTCTTTAGGCCTCTCACGAGGAGCCAGGAGTCGAAGGGCGAGAGCCCACTGCCTGTGGAGTTGATCACAAAGTAGATTTCTTGCGCCATCTTGAGCGTCTGCGTCACAACTATGCCAGCCATAATGTCGTGATGTCCGTTGAGGTACTTGGTTGCTGACTCGTACACAACGTCACATTGGAACTTGAGGGGGTTGCACAGCATACCGCTCATCATTGTGTTGTCGATGGCCACTAGGCACGCCTCGTTGGCGGACTTGATGAAATGGGTGAGGCGGGGCAGATCCGCGACCTTCAGCAGGGGGTTGGTAGGGGACTCTAACAGAACGCAGTCCACGTGCTCTTGTTGCTTGAAGACCTCGACAAAGGTTTCGTAGTTGGCTGTGTCGACGTGAAGCACACGCGCGTGGTTGCGTGACTCGAGGTGCGTGAGCAAGCGCTGCGTGCCGCCATAAAGGTCGTCGCCTGCGATGATCGTAGGCACGCGCGACTTGTTGGTCAATACCAGAGCACGCAGGATCACGTCCAGAGCTGTCATGCCGCTACTGACCGCGAGCACCTGGGCCGCGTCAACATCGTAGAGCTTGCCGATCTGGTGCTGCACCACGGTTCTGGTGGGGTTCCCCGAGCGAGTGTAGTCGTATGGCTGTGAAGCGTCGTCTTCCAGCGACCCGATCTTGAAAGTGGTCGACTGGTAAATAGGTGGCACACTGGACCCGTGCTGGTCAACATGCTGCACAACG
Encoded here:
- the TPN1 gene encoding Tpn1p (similar to uniprot|P53099 Saccharomyces cerevisiae YGL186C TPN1 Pyridoxine transporter), whose amino-acid sequence is MGAEKVEDIVFEEIEKPKTDEGQGVFAKVLTKISAASKRLDAMGVEMRGIQRIPGYERGTSKQFLSVAGLWLSAAGGLSSMSSYFLGPLLFELTFRQSLVSGLISMALGCAVAGYLSTMGPQSGCRQMVTARYLFGWYFVKFVSLASIIGVMGWSIVNCVVGGQMLAAVSDSKIPLWVGIIIVTAVSFFVAIFGIKQVLRVETFLSVPVLTCFTLLYIAASDKFHLLDSFQNGDVDRLTIKGNWLSFFSLCYSITSTWGSITADYYILFPEDTAHYKVFLLTFFGTLLPTTFVGVLGLILGSCALSYEPWNEAYGKYGMGGLLYSGFQRWNGFGKFCVVVLILSLISNNIINTYSAAFNLQLSSIHMARVPRWIWAILCTIFYLVCALVGRNHFSDILGNFLPMIGYWISMYFIILLEENLIFRSHFLHLYTKEFPPQPVEERLSRLMLRDIKNKKVSARKCSYNWEMWNNERVLTHGYAATFAFLVGVGGVALSMAQAYWIGPIARHFGEYGGDLGMWVSMGFSGVVYPALRYLELRKFGR
- a CDS encoding putative hydroxyacid dehydrogenase (similar to uniprot|P53100 Saccharomyces cerevisiae YGL185C Putative hydroxyacid dehydrogenase), yielding MSPKPAILFISSPDYSSELYQTTIKNEFQVVHHDFQSSDPQDFLNFLHGNFDANSKPLTAIYGGFPSFHPIGGLTEALIEDKLFPKDTIKCIVLCSRGVNGVDIPALERNNIKLFNYNDEPDSYSKNNKVLKKAGVVGNDVADCVLWHVLEGYRKLSYQQLHLRKTRNTLTSRLAAAGKSPDLNEFAFGHELVSCCVESPRDKKALILGLGSIGKQIALKLHYGLGMQIHYAKRTCDSEVPWCYHPLDASIYDKLSQFSTMIVALPGTPETKHLIDKDFLSYCSRDLVLVNIGRGSVLEPDAIESALEQGQIRHLGVDVFYNEPEVEEWLTKNTARVSLTPHVGSGTKDNFYQSCEFALNNIIEVVLRNSDGYSRVV
- the STR3 gene encoding cystathionine beta-lyase STR3 (highly similar to uniprot|P53101 Saccharomyces cerevisiae YGL184C STR3 Cystathionine beta-lyase converts cystathionine into homocysteine), with product MSQQSLQTKLVSVVQHVDQHGSSVPPIYQSTTFKIGSLEDDASQPYDYTRSGNPTRTVVQHQIGKLYDVDAAQVLAVSSGMTALDVILRALVLTNKSRVPTIIAGDDLYGGTQRLLTHLESRNHARVLHVDTANYETFVEVFKQQEHVDCVLLESPTNPLLKVADLPRLTHFIKSANEACLVAIDNTMMSGMLCNPLKFQCDVVYESATKYLNGHHDIMAGIVVTQTLKMAQEIYFVINSTGSGLSPFDSWLLVRGLKTLGVRLYQQQHNAMVLAHWLENSCGFVGKKGVKGSPRTRFVGLKSHPQFELHKSFNAGPGAVLSFETGSYEHSRRLVSSRKIKIWAVTVSFGCVNSLISMPCKMSHAAIDPALRQERDFPEDLVRLCCGIENISDLQNDLLEAMIDADIIELRDEGKTIYNKLNGHIATNTIGQGKLPNIYEEFFSQDLVERGSILTSRAKL